CGTAAATCCCAAACTAGCTAGATTGCACGAACAGCCTATCGCTGACTTCTTGACACAATCAACACCAACGCTCTCGGGATCTTTCTAGCCATGAAGTATGAGATTCCGCAGATGTTAAAGCAAGGGGATGGCTGTATTGTAAACACAGCTTCCGTTTCCGGTCACAAAGGTTTTGCCGAAATCGGACCCTATAGCACCAGTAAACACGCTGTTCTGGGATTAACCAAAGTTGCAGCATTGGAATATGCCAAAGACAACATTCGGATTACTTCGATTTCGCCAGGTGGATTAGATACACCGATGGTTCGCCGCGTCCGAGAGCAGCGGGGGATGTCCTTTGAAAATGCCTGTTACAGATAACCTTAACACC
The DNA window shown above is from Chroococcidiopsis sp. SAG 2025 and carries:
- a CDS encoding SDR family NAD(P)-dependent oxidoreductase, which produces MKYEIPQMLKQGDGCIVNTASVSGHKGFAEIGPYSTSKHAVLGLTKVAALEYAKDNIRITSISPGGLDTPMVRRVREQRGMSFENACYR